The sequence CGACAGCGACGACCTCCTGGCCGGCCAGCCCGCCCCGCTACAACTCCAGCGGCTTTCCATGGCGATCGATGCGTTCCAGACGCAAACGGGCCGTCGCCCCGTCGGTCTCTATCCGCCGGACGGGTTGTTCGATGTGGAAACCCTCAAGTCCGCCCACGACCTCGGCTTCGCCTATGTGCTCGACGCGGCCCCCGTGCGGCGGGAGCCGACGTTCATTCGCTGGGACCTCGAGCTCGATTATCGGGATTCGCTCCTCATCTCAGTTTCTCCCGCGCGACCGATGCTGCGTATGCATCCAAGCGAACTGACCCATCCGGCGTACTGGAGCAATCAACCCTCCACCAACGCCATGATCGTACGGATGGCCTCGGCGCTCAAGGGCGACCTCGACCGCGTCGATGCCTCTGGCGGGCTATTTCTTTACGGTTTCCAGCCGGGTATCCAGGCGCTGACACAACGCCGCGCGGATGTCATCGAAGCGCTGGCCGGCCACGCCCGGATGCGTGGGAGCTGGATGGCCACGCTGGGCCAGATCGACGCCTGGTGGCGGCAACGGAGCCAGTTGGCGGTGCGGATGACGCCGAGCCGGCGCGGCGACGGCTACGAAATCGAGATCGATAACGCCGGTGCATCATCCGTGGCAGCGGTCGGGCTCACCCTGCTGCTCTACGATCGCACCAGCGATATGCTGGATGTAGAAGGAGCCACCTGGCGCCTCGACGAAGTCACGCGCGAATTGCATCTCCTCATCGACCACGTTCCGCCAGGCACCACGACCCTCCGAGTGCGCATGGCGCCCACCGTCCTATCTTCCTCCGCCGGCCGTTAGCGGAATGCCTTCTCCCGGTCCAGGAACGCCACCAGATCCGAGACCCCGAGCGGCCCTTGCTCGTAGCGAAACGGCTCGCCATGCGTCGCCCCGATGCTGTACCCAAAGGTTTGGGCCCGCGCTTCGATCCACTGGAAAAATAGCGGGTTGGATACAAACGTCTGCGGCTCGTCCGTGGCCGGGACATAGTCCGGGTTCGCGATCTGCGACTTAAACGCCAGCAAGGCCCGGGTGCGCTGTTCCCACACATCGCTCACATCCACCACCAGCGTCGGCTCAAACGGGGTGGTCTGCATGTATTGTAGAATGTGATGCGGCCGCCACGGCTCTTGCGGAGCGCCATCCGGCTCGGCGGAGACTACCTTCCGCAATCCGCTGTAAAAGATAGCCGACATCGCGAGCCGGTGCGCCGCGCCGTGGTCGGGATGACGATCCACCGCTGCATTGATCAGCACGATGTGGGGGCGATGCCGGCGCAGCGATTCGACCACACGCAGCTGGTTCACTTTCGAGTTCTCGATGTCCCCATCCGGCAGCCCGAGGTTCTCGCGGACCGTCAGGCCCAGGATCTCACCCGCCTCCCGCGCCTCCTCAAGCCGGCCCTCCGGCGTCCCCCGGCTGCCCAGTTCGCCTCGCGTGAAATCGACGATCCCTACCTGGTATCCGGCGTTTGTCAGCCGGCAGAGGGTGCCGCCGGCGGCTAGTTCAACGTCGTCTGGATGGGCGGCCAGGGCCAGCAGATGGAGCATTGAGAGAGGGGGTTATGGATGAGGGATGGCGGCGCTCGCCATCGAGCCTGCTCATGCACGCATGATTCAGAAACTTGAGATTTTACTGTCTACTCCTTTGGAGATGTAGGTATGACGTAGGAATACCGCATTTCTCCTGTTTCGTCTTCCTCACGAAACGAGCGAAGCGACTCACGAAGTAAAGCGGGGATCCATGCAAATCCGCACACATAGCATGGATCCCCAATCGAGTTGGGGATGACGAAAAGGGGGCGATTGCAAAATCGCAACGGTTTCTCGTGCTCTCAGAAACGAAGATACGAGGCGCAGGGGCAATCCGAAGACGACCGCGGCGGTTCGTAAGCCTCCAATTGTTACGTTCTTGTAAATGTGTGTGATAACATTAATTCGACATAGAAATATGTTGAAACATATAATCGGTCCGGCGTACCAACAACCAGCTGCCGTGCATGCAGACACGGGGGCACCGAACGCACAACGAACCGAAAAAGGAGAACACCATGACGACCATAGAACTGGCAAAAGGCACCTACGCGATCGACGCATCGCATTCGGAGATCGGCTTTCAGGTCCGCCACCTGGGCATTTCGAGCGTGAAGGGTTCCTTCGGGGCGCTTGAAGGCACAGTCCAGGCCGGCGGGAGCCTCGCCGCCCTCTCCGCGAGCGCCTCGATCCAGGCCGCGTCCATCGACACGCGCAACACCGACCGCGACAACCACCTCCGCTCGGCCGATTTCTTCGACGCCGAGAAGCATCCGGCGCTGCAGTTCAAGAGTAATGGCGTGGTTGATAAAGGCAACGGCGAGTTCACGATGGCCGGCACCCTGACCATCCGCGGCGTGGCGAAGCCGATCGAGTTGAAGGGCGAGTTTCAGGGTAGCGCGAAAGACCCGTGGGGCAACGAGAAGGTCGCATTCACGGCCTCGGGCAAGCTCAACCGGACGGATTACGGCCTGAACTGGAACGCGGTGCTGGAAGCCGGCGGGTTGCTGGTGAGTGAGGAGGTGAAGCTCGTGCTGGATGTGCAGGCGGTGAAGCAGGCGTAAGGGTTCCTGCGGATTACCTGATCCATCGAGCCGTGAGGAATAAAAAGCCACGCATCATTTAAGGTGCGTGGCTTTTCTGCAACCGGCAAACACACGCGCCTCGTCGGCGGGACGGTGTTCGATCGCAACGACCCGCGCCTCGCGCGCGTGGATGATTATGATGTATGCGAATCAGGAGTTGAACTATGTCAAACCCCCCCAAAATGATGTCATCTCGACCGAAAACGCCGGCTTGCCGGCGTGAGAGCGGAGACACGAGCGCAGCGACTGATGAGCGAAGCGAATAAACCTCCTTGAGCCGAGCACTTCACCCATCTCAAGGAGGTCGCTCAGCTGCCGCATCGGCTGGCGCCGCTGCGTTCGTTCGCGATGACAGGCTGGCGTTTAAAAAACACCACTCTGCGCCAGATCGGATACCATTTTTCTACTATGGCCTTGCTCGAGCAAATCCACGCCCACAAACCCCTGGCCGCAGGCCCGGCGATCCGAGGCGCCGCGCGCCCTCTTGACCAGCGATGAGGTGCGCACGCCTTCGGAGAACCAGGCCATTTTCGTTCACGGGAATAAGCATCCCGTTCTAATTCGCACCCGGCCTTATTTCAAGCGGTGGTCGTACCGGCTTCGCGCGCGCCTCGACCCGCCAGAGCTGCCGCGCGTCGATCAGGATGTCGCGGTCTCGTTGGTTGATGTAGACGCCTCGCCTGGCCGGAGGTCGTCTTCGGGCCCACGGGGTCAAGATCCTCTCTCGGGCCAAGGCCCGCCCGCGCCCCCGCGCGCGCTCCTCCCCGAACGGTTATAACAAGGACGGCCCGGCGAGTTTACGGCGCCCCTTGCGAACGATTCGCTAAAGTAGTACCTAACAGGACGCCGTAGCCGGGGGACACACTACGGAGCCCGGCGGTTGGGCCGCACGGCGATCGTACCACCTGTTGCCCGCTCACCGGCCGGCCGAAACTCACGGCCGCAGCGTAGCAGCGAAGCGGAAAATCCTCATGAATGAAGACACGTCTACAC comes from Rhodothermales bacterium and encodes:
- a CDS encoding YceI family protein, with protein sequence MTTIELAKGTYAIDASHSEIGFQVRHLGISSVKGSFGALEGTVQAGGSLAALSASASIQAASIDTRNTDRDNHLRSADFFDAEKHPALQFKSNGVVDKGNGEFTMAGTLTIRGVAKPIELKGEFQGSAKDPWGNEKVAFTASGKLNRTDYGLNWNAVLEAGGLLVSEEVKLVLDVQAVKQA
- the bshB1 gene encoding bacillithiol biosynthesis deacetylase BshB1, producing MLHLLALAAHPDDVELAAGGTLCRLTNAGYQVGIVDFTRGELGSRGTPEGRLEEAREAGEILGLTVRENLGLPDGDIENSKVNQLRVVESLRRHRPHIVLINAAVDRHPDHGAAHRLAMSAIFYSGLRKVVSAEPDGAPQEPWRPHHILQYMQTTPFEPTLVVDVSDVWEQRTRALLAFKSQIANPDYVPATDEPQTFVSNPLFFQWIEARAQTFGYSIGATHGEPFRYEQGPLGVSDLVAFLDREKAFR